In Nitrospiria bacterium, the genomic window AGAGACGGGCGTTTTATTGAAATTCTCGGAACCTATAACCCTCTGACTGATCCTGCGACGATCAATCTGAAAAACGACCATGCCGTGGACTGGCTTAAGAAGGGTGCCCAAGTGTCCGATACCGTAAAACAAATCTTCAAGAAAACAGGTCTTTTGCCGCAGAGAAGGACGGCCAAAGAGACGTCTTGATGGATGGGTATCGCTCTCTGCCTTTTTGATCATGGAGGTGGCGCCGATGAAGGAGCTCATAGAGAATATCGCAAAATCTTTGGTTGATAAACCTGAGGACGTTTCGGTGAAAGAGACCGAGGGAGAGAAAACCACAATCATTGAGCTTCGGGTTTGCCAGGAAGACCTTGGAAAAATAATTGGGAAGCAGGGGCGAACCGCGCGGGCCATGCGCACCCTCCTCAATGCGGCGGGAACAAAAATGGGAAAACGGTGTGTGTTGGAGATCCTGGAGTAGTGCGTGTGGGTCAAGCCCGGTGGTTGGACAACCTAAAACGCCGGTTAATTTTAAAACAGCAGCTGGTTAATTTATTTTTTTACTGAATGAAAAAAGAGTGTGTCGTCATCGGAAAAATAATTGGGACCCATGGTTTAGGAGGAGTGGTCAAGGTGGTTCCCCTTACCTCTTTGGACAAGCGTTTTGAGGATCTTCATGAGGTGATGGTCGAGGGTGTGAGTGGAAACCGGGCCATTTTTCATATTGAACGCTTGCAGTATCAAAACGAATTTCTCTTGCTGAAATTTAAGGAATTGGAATCTGAATCCCAAGCAGAAACAATGGTAAACGGAACCCTGCAAATTTTTGAACAGGATCTAGCTCCCCTTCCGAAGGGCAGTTATTATCATTTTGAACTTTTAGGAATGCAGGTTTACACCGTGGAGGGAAAATGGCTGGGGGAGCTTCAGAACATTTTTCCAACAGGTAGTAACGATGTGTATGTGGTTCAGGATGGAAAACAGGAACATTTGATTCCCGGTATCCGGGAAGTGGTTCAGGAGGTGGATGTTTTGAACAAAAAAATGAAAATTCATGTGATAGACGGGTTATTGGAAGACAATGGATTGTAATTTTATTACAACATTTCCCGAGCTCCTCCAATCCGTCCTTCGGGAAAGTATCCTGAAGCGGGCTCAGGAGAAAGGTCTCCTTAGGACCCGGGTTTTGAACCTGAGAGATTACGCCACAGATCGGCATCGGACCACGGATGACACTCCCTATGGAGGGGGGACCGGAATGGTCATGAAAGCTGAGCCGATTTTTCAAGTGATAGATCAATTATTCAGTGAAGGGAAAAATTTGCGGATAATCATGCCCAGTCCTCAGGGAAAACCTTTTTCCCAGGAAATGGCCCTTGCCTGGAGTCAGGAATCCCGGCCTTTGATTTTTATTTGCGGTCATTATGAGGGGATTGATGAGAGGGTTCGTTTGGGTCTTCCGGCGGAAGAAGTGTCTTTGGGGGATTACGTTTTAACGGGAGGGGAACTGGCCTCCCTGGTCATGGTGGATGCAACGGTCCGGTTGAT contains:
- the rpsP gene encoding 30S ribosomal protein S16 produces the protein MAVTIRLTRKGRRKKPFYRIVVADSRKPRDGRFIEILGTYNPLTDPATINLKNDHAVDWLKKGAQVSDTVKQIFKKTGLLPQRRTAKETS
- a CDS encoding KH domain-containing protein, with protein sequence MKELIENIAKSLVDKPEDVSVKETEGEKTTIIELRVCQEDLGKIIGKQGRTARAMRTLLNAAGTKMGKRCVLEILE
- the rimM gene encoding ribosome maturation factor RimM (Essential for efficient processing of 16S rRNA) produces the protein MKKECVVIGKIIGTHGLGGVVKVVPLTSLDKRFEDLHEVMVEGVSGNRAIFHIERLQYQNEFLLLKFKELESESQAETMVNGTLQIFEQDLAPLPKGSYYHFELLGMQVYTVEGKWLGELQNIFPTGSNDVYVVQDGKQEHLIPGIREVVQEVDVLNKKMKIHVIDGLLEDNGL
- the trmD gene encoding tRNA (guanosine(37)-N1)-methyltransferase TrmD, with amino-acid sequence MDCNFITTFPELLQSVLRESILKRAQEKGLLRTRVLNLRDYATDRHRTTDDTPYGGGTGMVMKAEPIFQVIDQLFSEGKNLRIIMPSPQGKPFSQEMALAWSQESRPLIFICGHYEGIDERVRLGLPAEEVSLGDYVLTGGELASLVMVDATVRLIPGVLGDAQSMECDSFMNHFLDFPHYTRPVQFRGMNVPEVLLSGNHEAIRCWRKKQGVKNTLQKRPDLLSQRSLDTEEKRFLEEIQEERVGDPGKKWAC